From the genome of Plectropomus leopardus isolate mb chromosome 4, YSFRI_Pleo_2.0, whole genome shotgun sequence:
TTCCCTTGGACTGATGAAGGTTTCcctagaaaaaaaggaacatgaaagtgaaaccaaaaaaatacatcaaatgtGGCAAATCAACAGCAATAAGGGAAGAAGAGCAGCCTGGAGGTGTTCTTTGTCTAACCACTGCTTGTTCTTACTTTTTTTAGTTCTTTCTTACAAAATTTGTGAGGGTCAGTTTTCAGGCTTGGTATCAGTACTTAATACCTACCAAATATTTATGTACCAAGCTGTATCGAATTCCTATGAGGAATTCCATTCTATGATTCCCGTGAGAggtgctcagtggcgcatgaagccagAATGGTTCAGCCTTGTATAAATTTAACCACGGATGATCAGCTCTGCTTCTGCCATGTGTGGCCCATAAAGCAAGTGCATTAAGACTAATGGCAGCCAAGCACTGCTGACTGCTGCGGAGTGCGGCAGAGCGACCAACTTCCACCAGCCAAACGGCTAACTACCAGTTTAGTTTGGGTGGTGATGAATATGATTTAATTATGCAGCTCCTCTAGGCTTTTTACCTGTTATTGGACCACAtagatcaaatcctgatagtgaaacaagtcatttcacTAGCATTGTAACgctcaaaaaataaatccacTGATATGCAGACCCATCTCAGTCAATGGAAAAAGTCTCTTTGAACCACAAGGCATCACATGACGGTGTAATTACAGTGTTTGGCCAATAAGAATATGAGCTTCAAAGCCCTGTGTACTTTCAGAGGGCCTGCccaaaacttgaaaaaagaCCCTTTGTACAGTTTTGCTTGCAGCCAATCACTGctagtgatttttttatttaatgcaaaATGTGATTGGCCCTCTACCACATTAGTTCCAACCGATACAGTCTGTGGGGTTTTGAAGGCGAGCGCAGTCTATTTAATGGAGTTGGCAATTCAGCGTGTcaagatgccaccaaaacagaaaaaaaaaaaaagtataaatgtaGTGTTTGGTGGTATGTTATGCAACTGAATGCTTAGCTGAGTTTACATTACTGGtgttaaatgaaaaatttaGTTGTTAATGTGTcaatttcactttaaaagtgTTGGTATTGGCACTGGTGTTATAATTACTATACCCCGAAGAATTTTCTGCCTCTACAGAGCAGGAGCAAATGTCTCTGGTCTATTAAAAAGGAAGTCCttggtgacaaaaaaacactacaataaacattcatttttgtgtaatGTCAATGaacatttacaatgaaaaaatgattcttataattaaaaagaacattaaaatatgttatggAAAGTATAAAACCAAATCAGGAATGcatataatgcatttttttttagaaatagaCACATCTTTATATCCAATTGCCATTACATTTATTCAATGCTTTGGAATCTAACCACTTCATGACTGAGTGTTCCTTCACAATGTCATTACattattacttaaaataaacacactatGAGAGCATTCTCATTCTGACGTACTAGTTTATCTTGTTATCTCCGGAGCTATGTGGACTTTCACACAATTACAGGTTGACGGTGTGTTGACAAGAGGAAGTGGCCTTACCTTGTTAGAGGAGATGGGAGCTGTGGCACTGCAAACAGGGATGTAGTAAAACTGGAGGTTGACTTTCATTGTAAGAAAAAGCCTCCGTGCTTCCCTTTTCCTGCAAAGACAAACCCAAAAGATTCGTGAGAAGCAGAGTGTGGGCACGCTTGACTGAGCAGTAAAAAGGTTTTGGATTTCAATGAATgacattaacaataataaaggAACTGTTCAGCTTCTCAAACCTCACATGGAAAGAATGCAAAAAAGCGATTTAATAGTCGTCCAGTTCAGATCAGATCATATTGTCAATGTTAGCCTTCATACAGTTTATACGGAAATAAGTGTAATTTAGGATTAGAACATGTCACATGTACCTCCCTAGCAGTGAGATAAAAATACACTATATTTAAGGCATCCTTGTTAcataaactgactgaaaaaactGAGCTCAGATGATGCTGATCAAATTTGAACCAAGacttttggttctttttgcgctgcctatttcttgcctcaaatgcttttagaaatatatatttaagtgcACTGCTCAACTGTATTATGAAATAGTTTGTCACCAGCTGGCCACCATATTGTTCCATGTCTCAAAATGCTGAAGTTTGCATGACATCACCTACAAGTGGTAGTGTTTATTGATCCAGTGGGGCGcactgcattctggtagttgtaggttttctcccTCTTGAGTAAACATGAATGCTGCAGCcctttattttctatttcatctggtcatgtagcaccaattttaaaactgtttgcgtctttctactgcataaacagcccagttttatgaaaagaccatcttcccaacactgaaacatttatttaagaaTAGGAAATAGAATGGATTTACAAAGTGTGAACAAAAGGCAGCTTTAGACAGGGGACCTGTGAGGGTTCATAAGTGTCAAATTACGAGTGAATTAGTCAGCATGAGCAAGAACCCACATTAGAATAGGGAACATATTCTGAGTAAGAAAGACTTCATGTCGGGTTATTTGGAAACTATTTATACTAAGAAAGATGATCTCTATCAGCTCAGCCAGTCACACACAGACCTCCAGCTGCTGTGAAAGAAGTTAATCGTCCTTTGTTTTATGCCCTGTAAATGACGAGTCCCTCACCTGAGCAAATAGTAGGCCTTGGCCAGACGGCCCAGCACCCTGTCATCTCCCATGATGACAATCCTGGCAATGAAGTGTCTCTGCTGCTTGGGGAAGAGGTTCTGCATCGTGTTGCCTCCTGCCCGCCTCTGTAGAGTCTCCCCTtttcttcctcccctctctctaaTTCCTCCTCCAAGACTTGCGTGCTCCTCTAGTGTGTCCTGCATCAGCACCATGCTGTCCTTCACTGATGTTTTCATCCTGATGCCTCCACGTCGTGACAGCCTCGACAAATCTTGTTCACTGGGAAACGGGGAAGGTTTACAGTCATGCTCCCAAGtctaatcatttttaatttgatgttcATAATTGATTTCCACCGCCATGTTCTTTTTCAGACTAAAGACATATGGAGAAGAGCTTGACGCCCAAAAACCTCACTTGATGGTATTAAATATATGTTCATGGAAGCATTATCTAATATGCAGACTATTTTATTCATCTTTCACATGTTGTCCTGTAGAGCACCTGGTATTTATCATCTGAATGCGAGTaccttttgctcttttttgtaggcttgaaaactgaaacaaatgttGCAAAAGACAAATGTTCCTATGACGCTCAGCACGTTCTCAAGTTCAGCAAACAATGTTTAAATTGTTGTGAAAGTGTCTCCTTTAACCAAAACCACAGTGAATGCTCTAGGTGAGGATTATCTACTCTATTTCAAGTTTTATATTaagttttatattaatttaaggATCTTAAACCCAATCTGTATTTTTAAGAATCTTGCTACAAAGACTATGTAAAATACACCAAACCAGCAGTGGGCATCTTCTTAATGTAATCTAACAAGTACCAGATTTACCTTCTGCATTGTTCCCATGATGTGCTAATGCTGGCAGAGTCCAGAGATGACGATGGCGAGGTATCGGAGCCAGGGGGCAGGTCTCTTTCAATGCCGCTGTCATTGGACATGACGGAGAAGCGCGTCATGTCAGACGGCATCACGTCACCTGGCGACTCACCCAGCTCAAAGTCTTCCTGCTCCTGACTGAGGGAGAACTGATCCGACATGGAGCTGGATCGAAACCACTTGGCCAGCTCTCGCCCTGTCAATGTTTCAACATCCGTCATTAACGCACTATTCAGAGGCTGACACTCACATGGAGCAAGACAGAACAGTGACACAACGCAGAACAACAACTCATCTCAGCTGTTCTTTCTTTGTTAATTCACCAATAGCTGTCATATCTCATCTGTGCTTGGAGCACATGCAGCCTTATCATAAACCAACATGACTTCTCTGCCCTGTGAAACCATTTTGTTACGGATATGCAGAGTACACGTCTGCTCTTACTCTGAGAGAAAAAGTTCATCCACAAGGAAAGCAGCTATTTGAGTAACATAAGACGTTTTCACTGCTTCCGTCTGAGAAACCTATTCACAAATGTGCCTGCCATGTGATACCCTGGGATTTATGATTCATATGCAGCAGTGCATATGGGAAAATTGTCAACGTTCTCTACAGTAAACAATGTGTGCTATACAGTACTCCTATTTAAGATGTAACACAGAGCATcttcttcatttaaaaatcacacgAAGCACTGAAAGCTTTCACTGTGTCTGATGAATTGCACTTTACTGAACTACATCTCTGTACTGAGAGTATAAAGACTATACTGTAAATGTCCAAGTCAGTTTCATAGTTCTAGTGATTCATAAAATCTGTTTGGTTATATCagtttgttatgttatgtgaGATCAGCTCTGATAGGGGAGCAATGTACCCCTAACACATTGAGTGGTATAATTAGCTTTTTAATGATGTTCACACTTGCCTCATACtattattttagtcattttcaacatattttagAATGATGATCAAAGGCTTTATTCAGAGTGCCAgaccaaatcatttttttggcatatccAGTTTGTGTCTGACTGATTATAGAAAGtctggacagaaaaaaaaggggcaaaaaaaagtaatttttgcaAATCTGATCCAAACCACATTTGAAGGTGGTTTAAGATGCGATTCCAGTCAGATTTCTACGGATTCATCTTAGTCCCAATAATACTCAAATTGgatttaaatgggttttttaactcaacacacaaaaacaaggtcAAATGATGGGAATATTGAGCAGATCCAAGCTTCTACCAGCAGAGCGCTGAGGAGGACATGAGGAACAACAGCCTGTGGACAGACAGCAACATAAATGGCAACAGATATTGTTTGGAGTGAGAAATGACGGACCTCAATTTTTCATGCTTCTGCACTGGAAAGCTCCATTACTGATACCAGTGTCATGACCACAGCAACACATGCAGATAGGTTGTTGATGTCCGCACACACAAATCcgatttgattattttcaaataatagTGCGGACAGTCAAAAGAGCCAAAAGCTCTGTGACGCTATAGACATACACTACATTTAATTCATGATAATCATCTGAGGCTACTGTTGGTGAATAAACTACAGAGGATTTGTCTTTGTATGGTTCTGCAAAAGTGTTCACTTCATTCAGTTCAGTTTCGAGTAAATAACTCCAGTGTCAGCCTTTCTCAGTTCAGCTGACTGGTAATAACAACTTCCTCTTGACACCCCACAGTTTCCACTTACAGATATCCAGATCCTCCGTCCACAGGTGGAAGCTCATCTCTGGGTTGGGAAGAGGGCAATCACGCAGTCGTCCACTGGACAATGGCTCTGCagtacacacacgcaaacacacacacgtggaggaagagagataggaagagaccaaaactgtcacaatgaaactcaaaacaaaaacagcacccCGCCCCCAGAACTTCCTCTCTGTGAATCCTGCTGTCTGTCTATCTCTCACTCAAACAGCTGCGATAAGGGGAGAGCAGATTCATTGGATTAGGTTGCTGACACGATAACAGTGGGGTAAAAGAGTGGTTATCATCAAAATAGATATCCTGAAAGtgataaaaatacacaagacTGACTCGACTGATTTGCCGCAGAGGAAATAAAGGCAAGGTCACAAGTCTGAGCTCAGCAACAACCCGCAGAGTCAGGCCcttgcacacacagaaaacatgtcCATCGATGGGAATGTGCGCTTTAGCAGAACACTGAACTGTGCTTTCTTACAGTTAAGTGGCTCAGTTATGAATTCAAGAAGATGTTGAGAGAAATAGCATAGTTATTATTCCCTATTATCACCATTAAAATTGGCACACTAGCCCAATCACAACAACCACCTCTCTTACATCCCATGCATGAGCAAGTGAGAGCCCTGTAGGAATCACACATTTATCTGCAACtttcaacatctttttttcagacTGCAAACTAGGACAATAACAATCTTGAATGCCAAGCAAGAAATCAGATAATATGCAGAACTGACAATCCATGTCACATTTATCATCCCTTTACAGCTGACGTGGATGCAATTTAATGCAACCAAATAGCCAGTGCTGGGTCCTCTTGAAAggataattatgttttttttgtcatgaggCTGAATGAGGTACCTATctacagtcagtgtattacataaagtagatgtcagtctgcatacccccagtttggagaagcaggcatgAGTaccgacacagaagctaagcaatgtactgctgtggatgggggtcagcaacaaaacatattgtaGCCACCTAAAAAGAGTCCCACCTAGAAAAACTATAACCGCTAAAGTGTGCACTGTATTAGGAATATTATCGCAGCTTCAACTTAATGCCAGACATTTATtgtactgacaaaaacagtaattttggcTTGCCACATGAGCTACTGGTTTATTGCTGCCACAATCAGATGCCAAATCACaagtttttgagtgtttttgtgtgactttggggaATCTAAACTAATCAGTTTTAATGCTgtagtcacacaataacacaaacacaaataactgTTGGAGaaagcagcagaccagcagctcctttgttcagcaatgttaaattacGTTTTTTCTCAAAAGAGTCTGAATTCAAAGACAGCGATATAATGGCTTCATTTTGACATCGGAAATAGTTGTCGAAGGGCAAGATAAAGCAATgacaatattctaaatatagtgtacactaagaattaaattgatattttttggtgGGACTGCTTTTTGgatggttaaaatatgttttgttgtcccccccatccacagcagaacATTGCTCAGTTTCCTTGACGGACTcttgcctgcttctccaaactgggggcgtcccgactgacatctactgaatgtaacacactgactatggataagtatctaaaaaaaaaacttgaaaagacCTTAGCTATCCCTTAAATGCAGACAATTTGGTATGGGTAGACTGTTTTCATCAGTTAATATCACGATTTCAAGAACATCATCCAACACATCTACGTCTTGTCTTTTGCCGCTTCCCTTTTTCCATCAGACTCCAGTCTGTTAGATAACCAGATGTGACTGTGGTTCTTGTGGTTCTCCTGAAGTTTAAGCTCCACCAACAAGTTTATTTATGCATAACACAGAGCAGCTGTGCCTCACAGAAACTCTGCCTTGCATGTCTTTGCTATATTTCCTTTCCAGAGAGTTCCTACCTGAGTCTGTGTCGGTGAGGATCCTACTATACAGCCGCTTAAGACGGCTCCTCAGCgctctcccctcccctctgccGCCCTCCTCTGCGCTCTGCTCTAGAGCTGCCAACACTTCCTGAAAATGCGACTCCACGTCTTGACCCATGTCCTGTCCcggaacacacaaacacatgtggaTGAACACACATTGCATACAGGAAGATAAACACATACAGATGCTGTATTAATAGCAAAGAGGTGGGGGTCAGTGGCGCGCGTGTGTGTCTGCCCTCCTGCGCGTCTTGCTGAGGTGTTACTTTAGGAGCTGTGCCAAGAGATACTTCCACTGTGCAGCAGACAGACCTTCATTCCGGATGTTTCACATAACACGTAGAGGTAGGGACtcttaaactatttttaatcCCGgagtaaaaattgaaaaaagttcCTGCcagtaacaaaaacataacttgACTACTCTCAAGCTTGAGATTGAAAGATTTGCAATCACTTGAAATTTCCAAACATGCTCttcaaaaattaattaaactatGAGAGCTATTGTGAATCGACTGAAGAAACGTTCAACGTGGGTTCCGATAAACTGAACAGAAAGGTCGAATTCTAGACAAGAGGAAATGGTAAGCATGTGGAAAACGTTCACATTACTTTACAAATTCTTATGAGTATGAGGAAAGGTTTATCAAAGAGCAGAGTAGGCAGGCAAAACCTGAACAGAACAAGACTCAGGAAAGCAGGAAATGGACAAAGCATAATAGCAGTGAGGACCATACACCGCAATGACCATAAAAGATGAAGAGATCTGAAAGACATTACATGAGCACAACCGAACAGTATGGTGCTGTTCCACCAACCTTTAGGGCTTGAGCCAGTCTGGGCCCGTCGCACTGGTCTGCTCCTAAAGCAGCCTGTATGGAGTGTTGGACCACATTGCACATGTGATCTAAAGGACTCAGAGATCCATCTGAATCTGAGATTGAAGAAGAAGCCTCAATATCGCCTAACAGGACTTGTCCCAAAGAGCCAGAGAAGATTTCTGGGTCAGCCAGGACAAAGATCCTGCAGAGATGAACATGACAGACTTGAGTGATGGACAAAGGGTGAAGTTTGACTATATGCAGCAATTTAAGGGTATAAAAAAGGCTTTGTAAATCTTCCAAGGCTTTTATGGTACCCTCAGACatgtgatgcatttttaatgtatgaCTCACCTCTCCTGAAAGGGATAGTGCTCATTTTTTAgtctctgctctgctgtgacCATCCTCTGGAACATTAGACCTGTGGTTCAAACAGACATTTAATGACAGTATGTGATCGCAAATCCTCTTGCGGATGAGCTGACGCATGATTGATGAACGCACAGTTCCTTTAACATCACAGTAACCAtaatctgtctttttcttggAGCCATGGCCTTCTGCTTCATGTAGTCTGTTGCTGCATGGCCCTGCAGGACAATGTCAAGGGAGATATCTGCTCATCTGCTCCCTTAGGGTTGAGCAATATATCcattttatattgatattgtgatataagACTAGATatctttttagattttggatatcataataTCATAACTGAGTTACAGGCAGCATAACAAtgaagtgatgtaattttctgaacttgtCGGACAGTTCTAGCTGTTCTGTAAAGCCACTTTACCAATGGACAAATAAAACCACTAACACCCACTACCATCTTGCTTCTGTATTTAgcgggaaaggttacaatcaggATTCATTCcagggaaaaaacattttgcagcagCCATGGCTAATTATCACCTCCAGCTTCAATCAGCTCCAGCAACAGTGATGGAAACATGACAACAAGTTAATTTTCGCACGTCTTCCGGTGCAATGCAATGAAACACTGCCACTGCCTTCCTCTGTCTCCGTCGAAGTAGCGCTAACACAGTGTTCAAtcagtttgaaagagagactgaataagatGTTAGAACAAGTAACAgctgtgacattttcactggcctccatgctgctttcctACTGTTTACTTACCAGATTCCTGGTGCCTTTGTAACATCAGACatgacaaacaagaaaaaaaactgaaaagtagTCTTTtctactggcaatggaaaaattctgttcatgtaaaaagaaaaatggcacTGCTAATGTtggtgaaaaaatgttgttatttgcCCTGACCCACTTCATTATCTccacattactaatgattatttgtcaaatctcagtttttaaatattgtgcAAAAGCGCCAACAGTCAGCCTGACAATATTGTCATAATATCTATGTTGAGGCATTGTTACGAAATATACATTACACAGtcttattctgcttttttgccCTTTCTTGGAACAGGGTCAGAACATACAGTATAATTCCATTATCAACAGGATGAGTAATAGATGTGTTTTGATTGACCTGTCTGAGGAATTTGTCTTTGTTGGAAATGACAGTATACAATCAAGACAAAATGCCTATAAACAAATATCACTGTCATCACTGATCCAGAACACATAACTTCTGTTACTTTTGTTTGTAGAGAAAGGccaagagggagacagagagtgatATCAATGCTATATATGTATTTAAGGGTTGACTGTTAGCAGCTGGAACGTCCTCTTCTTAAAAAATGAGACAGCAATGAGTTAAATAATACCTGGAGTGGAGCGTTCAGTTTTTATCTGCCTCGTGTAGCTGAGGCCAACGTTGCAGTAGGGGTGAGGGTAGGTCAGGAGCCTCTTGCAAAAGTCGTAAACCCGCTTGTACAGCTCATCTGGAATGTAGGCTGTCTGGaatatcaacacacacacacacacacacacacacatacacaaacacgtTACCGGTAATACCGGTAAGGAAACAATTTTCCTGTAACGGTAAGTGAATGGTAATTGTCATAATTTTGCTGctcaaatatgaggaaaaactGTATGTGCGGGCACACATCATCGTTTCAGGCACTGACATCCTTGTTGGGATTTTTACCTGAACAAAAAATGTTCCTTCCATAAGgtacttttttcagcatttgacaAAATTCCCTACTTTGCATGCCTCAAAAACAATGTATAAGTAATTTTCTGGCATACCAATTGAACACTGTCAAGGAATAAATGTGCCTGTGTGGCAGATTTGGAGATTTCTTCTACGAGAAAGTTTTGGCTATGCCTTGGCTATGTTGTTACACTAAGTAGATATATTTACTCATACATAGATCACTTGTTACTTCTTGTAGTCACTTGAactgataaaatgaaaaatttctgCATGTATGTACTCAATAAATGTCggaaaagagtaaaaacaagtAAGCCTGACGCAGCTTTTCATGGTACAATAATGTGGTAGCAATACTTTACCTGAATGATAGCATACATCAGCGTGTGAAGCAGAGGAATGATGCACTTTCGAGAGTCCCATCTCTCAGCCTGcagaaaaatcacacacaaattcaGGGCTCCACTCCAGCCCTTCAACTTGTGGCAAAATTGGAATTTAAAAGTGTCACCAGCGACACAGCTGAGATCAAGTACCTTTTCCAGCTCTTTAATCAGCACCCACACCAGAGATAAGCTGTTTGTTGGATTGTTTTGAACCTTCTTATGAAGCGTCCATCTCAGcatgcctgcacacacagatcAACAAACGAGCAATTAAGAGACGCTAGTTTTCCACAGGACTAACACAGACTTTCTAAATGTGTCACACTTTTCTCCATTACAGCCCTTTATCCAAAATATGTGTGATGACTAACAACAGCCCTCATACTGCTGACACAGCTAAATGTTCCACAGTGTGATTAACACTCGCATGCCGGCGTCAGTAAATATCTATTCAGGGAGGTTTACAGGGTGGAATTGGTTTGGATACAGAATAACACAGAGGCAAATGAGGTCAGTTTTGTTGACGTCTAATCCAAATGTGAATGAATTAAGTTGCTGGTGCCaaactttttacatgtttgtaggatttgatACAATTCATGCAAGTAGAGgcaacaacagataaaaccaCATCAGTactataaagaaaaaaaaaacttcaaatctTAATACTTTATGTCAGTGTGCTGTAGTAGGTGGTACCTTTGTTGCTCAGGTCTGGGTTCTGCTGGTTGTCAGTGTCCCTCGGCAGCACAGCTTGGACACTGCGGTAGAGTTCCCCCTCTGGAACTGTGGGGGAGCAGCCGGCTGACAATAAAGTCGTGAGTTTGGGTGTTAAAGTCTTAATATGAAAAAGTTCTGCTCAAAAAATATCAGCCCTGAATAATTATGAcacattctttttatttaaccgaatataaataaactttaaagcCAGAGACATGttacaaaatgactgcaaatgtGAGCATGTATGTATCCTAAAGGGAgagtcatttattttctgccCATATCTGCATCATtgcatacagtgtgtgtttatctgagtgtgggttttttgtgtgtaccTGCTGGCTCCATGCTGCACACACTGTTTGAGTTATCCCAGGGGGCCTTGTTTGTCATGTCTCACATGCATTGCGTATGTTTCAACTGTAATCAGAAAGAAGACACAGACGGGAAGTGTCAGTCATGTTCTGTCCGAGGTCAAACACTAAGTGGGTGGACAGCCCGTCTGGGTTGGCGTAGCTGACAGTAAACGTAGGTAATTAAGCGatgactgtttttctgtctgcttgCTGACAGCAGGGTGTAAAATTACACATATATTATACTATttaaaactctctctctctctctctgttca
Proteins encoded in this window:
- the LOC121942290 gene encoding phosphoinositide 3-kinase regulatory subunit 6 isoform X1; the protein is MTNKAPWDNSNSVCSMEPAAGCSPTVPEGELYRSVQAVLPRDTDNQQNPDLSNKGMLRWTLHKKVQNNPTNSLSLVWVLIKELEKAERWDSRKCIIPLLHTLMYAIIQTAYIPDELYKRVYDFCKRLLTYPHPYCNVGLSYTRQIKTERSTPGLMFQRMVTAEQRLKNEHYPFQERIFVLADPEIFSGSLGQVLLGDIEASSSISDSDGSLSPLDHMCNVVQHSIQAALGADQCDGPRLAQALKDMGQDVESHFQEVLAALEQSAEEGGRGEGRALRSRLKRLYSRILTDTDSEPLSSGRLRDCPLPNPEMSFHLWTEDLDIWRELAKWFRSSSMSDQFSLSQEQEDFELGESPGDVMPSDMTRFSVMSNDSGIERDLPPGSDTSPSSSLDSASISTSWEQCRSEQDLSRLSRRGGIRMKTSVKDSMVLMQDTLEEHASLGGGIRERGGRKGETLQRRAGGNTMQNLFPKQQRHFIARIVIMGDDRVLGRLAKAYYLLRKREARRLFLTMKVNLQFYYIPVCSATAPISSNKGNLHQSKGNPCTLGSYLSMVDPWYSSNIKSLGCMIPKLAKLQMNPGRPKEPFVSDVISYYVRTGQQPVYFTIYFVKITFTSMTKDPVEDVFLTHLEMEFPEFRQISASCRDKPKKSSGEVCGAVISMKYRKVTLSGRDIDIGMSVRTSGAQISAIPSNEAEDLNCLTMTFNESPTKLKNNTLESKIRSSNIKIRTLESRSFTVRLDRDCRRTYRDVQSIEISPCLDPGYCVQKTMRSKFKLGEDKEAGLSKYMNKGLPLPINTFAGIIT
- the LOC121942290 gene encoding phosphoinositide 3-kinase regulatory subunit 6 isoform X2, with amino-acid sequence MTNKAPWDNSNSVCSMEPAAGCSPTVPEGELYRSVQAVLPRDTDNQQNPDLSNKGMLRWTLHKKVQNNPTNSLSLVWVLIKELEKAERWDSRKCIIPLLHTLMYAIIQTAYIPDELYKRVYDFCKRLLTYPHPYCNVGLSYTRQIKTERSTPGLMFQRMVTAEQRLKNEHYPFQERIFVLADPEIFSGSLGQVLLGDIEASSSISDSDGSLSPLDHMCNVVQHSIQAALGADQCDGPRLAQALKDMGQDVESHFQEVLAALEQSAEEGGRGEGRALRSRLKRLYSRILTDTDSEPLSSGRLRDCPLPNPEMSFHLWTEDLDIWRELAKWFRSSSMSDQFSLSQEQEDFELGESPGDVMPSDMTRFSVMSNDSGIERDLPPGSDTSPSSSLDSASISTSWEQCRSEQDLSRLSRRGGIRMKTSVKDSMVLMQDTLEEHASLGGGIRERGGRKGETLQRRAGGNTMQNLFPKQQRHFIARIVIMGDDRVLGRLAKAYYLLRKREARRLFLTMKVNLQFYYIPVCSATAPISSNKGNLHQSKGNPCTLGSYLSMVDPWYSSNIKSLGCMIPKLAKLMNPGRPKEPFVSDVISYYVRTGQQPVYFTIYFVKITFTSMTKDPVEDVFLTHLEMEFPEFRQISASCRDKPKKSSGEVCGAVISMKYRKVTLSGRDIDIGMSVRTSGAQISAIPSNEAEDLNCLTMTFNESPTKLKNNTLESKIRSSNIKIRTLESRSFTVRLDRDCRRTYRDVQSIEISPCLDPGYCVQKTMRSKFKLGEDKEAGLSKYMNKGLPLPINTFAGIIT